A single region of the Actinomycetota bacterium genome encodes:
- a CDS encoding cupin domain-containing protein yields MQRRTGEPYLEFLRRDSMSCGLYVLEAGADDPQEPHQEDEVYLVLAGRARLDVAGRGHPVGPGSVLFVARTVPHRFHDVTERLSVLVFFAPAETV; encoded by the coding sequence GTGCAGCGCCGCACCGGCGAGCCGTACCTCGAGTTCCTGCGCCGCGACTCGATGAGCTGCGGGCTGTACGTGCTCGAGGCCGGAGCCGACGACCCCCAGGAACCTCACCAGGAGGACGAGGTCTACCTGGTCCTGGCCGGCCGGGCCCGGCTGGACGTCGCCGGCCGCGGCCACCCGGTGGGGCCGGGCAGCGTGCTGTTCGTCGCCCGCACCGTCCCCCACCGATTCCACGACGTCACCGAGCGCCTCTCGGTGCTGGTCTTCTTCGCCCCGGCCGAGACGGTCTAG
- a CDS encoding SIR2 family protein has product MEAFIRAVVDRDDQVLDAMGEAEPIRTLVRLDAAMRGLVFGLDPTTFEAMASGDPALGRWLEWVLEQDRVLRRRIGWSQREADLAILRAAYRAGDLALVVGAGVSMAAGMPGWDDLALEMVRRALHHGTSEHRRELHERLRASPVGGQDGGGTVVVAGHVFVGPSERLDEFLDQHLAPASPKTRDRLRWAARELGGRSADRSAALLTAGEAALAVFGDRLFDELRHVLFDRTLYRTAIHPAIAAMVRPPDESAPRTPRVFQILTYNFDDLLETAIREAGHESRAYISKAGQADLGGIRPGRPFGDVDKPSAVDIYHLHGFVPASRGVYAFAEVQDVDLVFTESQYRAHYGEDASWITHVQRAAFGNAPNLFLGSSLEDQDAVRQLTTVHERRPGWFNFAVMQLPEDARRGRERLGGQDLDDLGRRYRAMGIRVLWIAEFDEIPGLLASIAGPEAS; this is encoded by the coding sequence ATGGAGGCCTTCATCCGGGCCGTCGTGGATCGCGACGACCAGGTCCTCGACGCGATGGGTGAGGCTGAGCCGATCCGCACCCTCGTGCGGCTCGACGCCGCGATGCGGGGGCTGGTGTTCGGGTTGGACCCGACGACCTTCGAGGCCATGGCGAGCGGGGACCCGGCCCTCGGGCGATGGCTCGAGTGGGTCCTGGAGCAGGACCGCGTCCTGCGGCGCCGGATCGGGTGGTCGCAGCGGGAGGCCGATCTTGCGATCCTCAGAGCCGCGTACCGGGCGGGCGACCTCGCCCTGGTGGTGGGCGCGGGCGTCAGCATGGCGGCCGGGATGCCGGGATGGGACGACCTCGCGCTCGAGATGGTCCGCCGCGCGCTCCATCATGGGACCTCCGAGCACCGGCGCGAGCTGCATGAGCGGCTCCGCGCGTCGCCCGTCGGCGGCCAGGACGGCGGGGGGACGGTGGTCGTCGCCGGTCACGTGTTCGTCGGCCCCTCCGAGCGGCTCGACGAGTTCCTCGACCAGCACCTCGCCCCGGCGAGCCCCAAGACCCGGGACCGGCTCCGGTGGGCCGCGCGCGAGCTCGGCGGGAGGTCCGCCGACCGCAGCGCCGCCCTCCTGACGGCGGGCGAGGCGGCGCTGGCCGTCTTCGGAGACCGGTTGTTCGACGAGCTGCGCCACGTGCTGTTCGACCGGACGCTCTACCGCACGGCCATCCACCCGGCGATCGCCGCCATGGTACGCCCGCCGGACGAGTCGGCGCCGAGGACCCCGCGCGTGTTCCAGATCCTCACCTACAACTTCGACGACCTGCTCGAGACCGCCATCCGTGAGGCCGGACACGAGTCCCGGGCGTACATCTCCAAGGCCGGCCAGGCGGACCTGGGCGGGATCCGGCCCGGCAGGCCCTTCGGCGATGTCGACAAGCCGAGCGCGGTCGACATCTACCATCTGCACGGCTTCGTCCCGGCATCCCGCGGCGTCTACGCCTTCGCGGAGGTCCAGGACGTGGATCTCGTCTTCACGGAATCCCAGTACCGTGCCCACTACGGCGAGGACGCCAGCTGGATCACGCACGTCCAGCGCGCGGCGTTCGGGAACGCACCCAACCTCTTCCTCGGCAGCTCGCTCGAGGACCAGGATGCCGTGCGGCAGCTCACGACCGTCCACGAGCGCCGGCCCGGATGGTTCAACTTCGCCGTCATGCAGCTCCCCGAGGACGCTCGCCGAGGTCGGGAGCGGCTCGGCGGCCAGGACCTGGACGACCTGGGCCGACGCTACCGGGCGATGGGCATCCGGGTCCTCTGGATCGCCGAGTTCGACGAGATCCCAGGGCTGCTGGCGAGCATCGCCGGCCCCGAGGCCAGCTAG
- a CDS encoding methyltransferase yields the protein MEPTPKVDLETLSDLATPWCVHVVATLRIADHLAAGVTDLEGLAAAAGCDPGALHRVLGHLVGKGMFEEPAPGRFALNGPARELLEAAPFLDLDGVGGRFAAAWGTLLGYVRTGRPGYAGLFGRPFWEDLAAHPDLAEAFDDLMGPAGHGPPDPRIPLAGGWEGVRAVVDVGGGTGAMLAALLRAHPHLRGTLVDVPATVARAAATFEAAGVADRVETAGQSFFDPLPAGADVYLLRKVLNDWPDAETVAILRRCAEAARPGGRVVVLGGVTAEDEPRRLTVETVLLGGTTSTLPEFRELARQAGLEVAAATPQAGRLVVECRPVVGGT from the coding sequence ATGGAACCGACCCCCAAGGTGGACCTCGAGACCCTGAGCGACCTGGCCACGCCGTGGTGCGTCCACGTGGTGGCGACCCTGCGGATCGCCGACCACCTGGCCGCCGGCGTCACCGACCTGGAGGGGCTGGCCGCGGCCGCCGGGTGCGACCCGGGCGCCCTCCACCGGGTGCTCGGCCACCTGGTGGGCAAGGGGATGTTCGAGGAGCCGGCGCCGGGCCGGTTCGCCCTCAACGGCCCGGCGCGGGAGCTGCTCGAGGCGGCGCCGTTCCTCGACCTGGACGGCGTCGGGGGCCGCTTCGCGGCCGCCTGGGGCACGCTGCTCGGCTACGTCCGGACCGGCCGGCCGGGCTACGCCGGGCTGTTCGGCCGGCCGTTCTGGGAGGACCTGGCCGCCCATCCCGACCTCGCCGAGGCCTTCGACGACCTCATGGGCCCGGCCGGGCACGGCCCGCCCGACCCCCGGATCCCGCTCGCCGGCGGCTGGGAGGGGGTCCGGGCCGTGGTCGACGTCGGCGGCGGGACGGGAGCGATGCTGGCCGCGCTGCTGCGGGCCCATCCCCACCTGCGCGGCACCCTGGTCGACGTCCCCGCCACCGTGGCCCGGGCGGCGGCGACCTTCGAGGCCGCCGGGGTGGCCGACCGGGTGGAGACCGCCGGCCAGAGCTTCTTCGACCCGCTGCCCGCCGGCGCCGACGTCTACCTGCTCCGGAAGGTCCTGAACGACTGGCCGGACGCCGAGACGGTGGCGATCCTGCGCCGCTGCGCCGAGGCGGCCCGCCCCGGCGGGCGGGTGGTGGTCCTTGGCGGGGTGACCGCGGAGGACGAGCCCCGGCGGCTGACGGTCGAGACGGTCCTGCTCGGCGGCACGACCAGCACCCTGCCCGAGTTCCGGGAGCTGGCCCGCCAGGCCGGCCTGGAGGTGGCGGCGGCCACGCCGCAGGCGGGCCGCCTGGTGGTCGAGTGCCGCCCGGTTGTGGGCGGGACATGA